The DNA sequence TCCACGGGCGGCCACGGCTCCCGTCCACACCGCCGCGGCCGTCCGTTGTGCTGCGAACGCTAGGAGGCGGCACCCGCGGCCGGCATCGCCCCGACGTCACGGACCCGGCACGTCCCCGCGCAGCGCGTCCGAGGGGTGGGCACATGACCTCCGGCACGGCGCGGAACATGCCCCGGCCGTGCCGCGGGCGCCCTCCTCGCCCCGCCCTCCGCGGGCTAGGCTCGGATGCCATGGGCCACAGCGGAGTCCGCACCCCCCGGGATCTCAGCCGTTGGATCGCACCGCGCGCAGCGGGTCCGCCGTTGATCCTCGGCGTGCTCTTCTGGGGCACGGTCGCGGTCGTACTGGCCGTCAACGCCTATGCGACCTCGCTTGCGCCCGGGTTCGTGCCCGCCGGATGGCCGCTGCCCGACGCCCTCTACTACCTGGTGCCCTCCGCCCTGGCGGCGGCGTGCCTGCTGTGGCCGCGCATCGCCTGGAGCCGCTCGGCGCCACCGGTGCGCAAGGCGGCGTCCTGCGGCTTCCTGGCCGCCGCGCTGGGGGTCATGCTCAACGGCCAGCTCGTCGGCCTCCTGATGCCCGCCCTGGCCATCGGCAACGCCGCAGTGGTGTTCGGCGTCGCCGGCGGTCTGGCCTACGCCGCCTGCGCCTGGGCCGTCACGCTCGCCGTGAGCCTGGCCAACCCCGCTCAGCGGGTGCCGTCCGCGCTGCTGGACAGCGCACTGGTGCTGCTGCTGTGCCTGTTCATGCTGCTGGCGGCGGCCGCGCTGGCGGCCGCCTGGCAGCGATCCGAGCGGACCCGCCGCCTGCTGGCCGATCTGGAGGACGCCCACGCCGAGCTGCGCCGCTATGCCGAGCGCACCCGGGAGTTGGCCGTCGCCGAGGAGCGTGCGCGCATGGCCCGCGACATGCACGACTCCGTCGGCCATTACCTGACCGTCGTCAACATGAGCCTGGCCAACGCGCAGCGGTTCCGCGACACGCGGCCCGAAGAGGCATGGCGGGAGGTCGCCGACGCCCAGCGGCTCACCCGCGACGCGCTGGCCGACACCCGCCAGTGGGTACGGGCGCTCAACCCGCTGCGCATGCGGGGACGCAGCGGAGTCGAAGCCATGCGCGCGCTGGCCGAGTCGTTCACCGGCCGCGGGACGGCGATCGGCTTCACAAGCCGCGGCGACTGGCCGGAGACCGCCGAGGAGACCGGCCTCATCTGCTACCGCACACTGCAAGAAGCCGTCACGAACGCGCTGCGCCACTCCGGCGCCGACCGGATCGACGCGGTCGCCGAGTGCAGTGGCACGGCGGTGGAACTGCGGGTGAGCGACAACGGCCGCGGCGCCCGCGGCGCGGCGGAGGGATTCGGGCTGGGCGGGTTGCGCGAACGCGTCGAAACGGCGGGCGGGAGCCTGGCGGCCCGCGACCGCGCCGAGGGCGGGTTCGAGGTGGTCGCGCGCCTGCCGGTGCAGAGTCCGGCGGCACTCGGAGCGGACGCGGAAGCGGAGACGGCATGACCGCAGCGGCCGTGCGCGTCCTCATCGTCGACGACCAGATCCTGCTGCGCCAGGGTCTGCGCAAGCTGCTGGAGGTCGAAGAAGGGGTGCGGATCGTCGGCGACGCCCGGGA is a window from the Streptomonospora litoralis genome containing:
- a CDS encoding sensor histidine kinase translates to MGHSGVRTPRDLSRWIAPRAAGPPLILGVLFWGTVAVVLAVNAYATSLAPGFVPAGWPLPDALYYLVPSALAAACLLWPRIAWSRSAPPVRKAASCGFLAAALGVMLNGQLVGLLMPALAIGNAAVVFGVAGGLAYAACAWAVTLAVSLANPAQRVPSALLDSALVLLLCLFMLLAAAALAAAWQRSERTRRLLADLEDAHAELRRYAERTRELAVAEERARMARDMHDSVGHYLTVVNMSLANAQRFRDTRPEEAWREVADAQRLTRDALADTRQWVRALNPLRMRGRSGVEAMRALAESFTGRGTAIGFTSRGDWPETAEETGLICYRTLQEAVTNALRHSGADRIDAVAECSGTAVELRVSDNGRGARGAAEGFGLGGLRERVETAGGSLAARDRAEGGFEVVARLPVQSPAALGADAEAETA